In Calonectris borealis chromosome 29, bCalBor7.hap1.2, whole genome shotgun sequence, one genomic interval encodes:
- the HCN3 gene encoding potassium/sodium hyperpolarization-activated cyclic nucleotide-gated channel 3, whose amino-acid sequence MDAAPGRSPEPREKPPVLDGEAAGAPAGAAGAAPASPAAAEQIVAEGEAAAAAAGTFVQRQLGAMLQPAVNKFSLRMFGSHRAVEIERQRVKSAGTWIIHPYSDFRFYWDLIMLLLMVGNLIILPVGITFFKDENTPPWIVFNVLSDTFFLADLVLNFRTGIVVEDNTEIILDPHTIKMKYLKSWFLVDFISSIPVDYIFLIVDLETQVDSDVYKTARALRIVRFTKILSLLRLLRLSRLIRYIHQWEEIFHMTYDLASAVVRIFNLIGMMLLLCHWDGCLQFLVPMLQDFPKDCWVSMNHMVNDSWGKQYSHALFKAMSHMLCIGYGQQAPEGMTDVWLTMLSMIVGATCYAMFIGHATALIQSLDSSRRQYQEKYKQVEQYMSFHKLPGDTRQRIHEYYEHRYQGKMFDEENILGELSEPLKEEIINFNCRNLVANMPLFANADPNFVTAMLTKLRFEVFQPGDFIIREGTVGKKMYFIQHGVVSILTKGNKETKLSDGSYFGEICLLTRGRRTASVRADTYCRLYSLSVDNFNEVLEEYPMMRRAFETVAMDRLDRIGKKNSILLRKRAEHSAGPMNNEMIQQIVKHDQDMAHNIQDLQQMAMGRELSGKPVIWEPLVHAPLQTAAATTNVAIALTHQHSLQAHIFLPPSSISSPLSPEATLLTKQVRRSQPSLGGSRPSSVSSPSGTQSHLQTPAAGSPSSPMVQSQAPLEGGGQRPSHGAQPLPRVVQKGELPAAAKQPPAGSQPQLSKSRGTSVSTSLLQQAAGAPSPSSEQALPAGRTLHYSLSRATGSHISLLMQPRQLVKHRSIQGLPVGRLTQDVRLLSASQPSLPNKVAQQADGSSLQQGRKSAGNLARRSSPSVAGLLAKPCAGIPGQPAHPQQMPSGSLAQPSRSVAGASTPQSPVSVSRQAAGPSRKGSVAFSPEVETGKPKLPSNM is encoded by the exons atggACGCGGCGCCGGGCCGGAGCCCCGAGCCGCGGGAGAAGCCGCCGGTGCTGgacggggaggcggcgggggcacccgcgggagcggcgggcgcggccccggcctcgccggcggcggcggagcagATCGTGGCGgagggcgaggcggcggcggcggcggcgggcacgtTCGTGCAGCGGCAGCTCGGGGCCATGCTGCAGCCCGCCGTGAACAAGTTCTCGCTGCGCATGTTCGGCAGCCACCGGGCCGTGGAGATCGAGCGGCAGCGGGTGAAGTCGGCCGGCACCTGGATCATCCACCCCTACAGCGACTTCAG ATTTTATTGGGACCTCATCATGCTGCTCCTGATGGTGGGGAATTTGATCATCCTGCCTGTGGGCATCACCTTCTTCAAGGATGAGAACACCCCTCCCTGGATCGTTTTCAACGTGCTTTCAGACACTTTCTTCTTGGCTGACCTGGTGCTGAACTTCCGGACAGGCATTGTGGTGGAGGACAACACGGAGATCATCCTTGACCCTCACACCATCAAAATGAAGTACTTGAAGAGCTGGTTCCTGGTCGACTTCATCTCCTCCATCCCGGTTGACTACATCTTCCTCATCGTTGACCTGGAGACCCAGGTGGATTCTGATGTCTACAAGACAGCCCGGGCCTTGCGCATCGTCCGCTTCACCAAGATCCTCAGCCTCCTGCGCCTGCTGCGCCTCTCACGCCTCATCCGCTACATCCACCAGTGGGAGGAG aTCTTCCATATGACATACGACCTGGCCAGTGCTGTGGTGAGGATCTTCAACCTCATCGGcatgatgctgctgctgtgtcaCTGGGACGGCTGCCTCCAGTTCCTGGTGCCCATGCTGCAAGACTTCCCCAAGGACTGCTGGGTTTCCATGAACCACATGGTG AACGACTCCTGGGGGAAGCAGTACTCGCACGCCCTGTTCAAGGCCATGAGCCACATGCTCTGCATCGGCTACGGCCAGCAGGCGCCCGAGGGCATGACCGACGTCTGGCTCACGATGCTGAGCATGATCGTGGGGGCCACCTGCTACGCCATGTTCATCGGCCACGCCACCGCCCTCATCCAGTCACTGGACTCGTCCCGGCGCCAGTACCAGGAGAAG TACAAGCAAGTGGAGCAGTACATGTCATTCCACAAGCTGCCTGGGGACACGCGCCAGCGGATCCACGAGTACTACGAGCACCGCTATCAGGGCAAGATGTTCGATGAGGAGAACATCCTGGGTGAGCTCAGTGAACCGCTCAAAGAG gAGATCATCAACTTCAACTGCCGCAACCTGGTGGCCAACATGCCCTTGTTTGCCAATGCGGACCCCAACTTTGTGACAGCCATGTTGACCAAGCTGCGCTTCGAGGTCTTCCAGCCTGGAGACTTCATCATCCGTGAGGGCACCGTGGGCAAAAAGATGTACTTCATCCAGCACGGGGTGGTCAGCATCCTCACCAAGGGCAACAAGGAGACAAAGCTGTCTGATGGCTCCTACTTTGGGG AAATCTGCCTGCTGACGCGGGGCAGGCGGACGGCCAGCGTGCGAGCTGACACCTACTGCCGCCTCTACTCCTTATCGGTGGATAATTTCAATGAGGTGCTGGAGGAGTATCCCATGATGCGCAGGGCCTTTGAGACAGTGGCCATGGACCGGCTGGACCGCATAG GGAAGAAGAACTCCATCTTGCTCCGCAAGCGAGCTGAGCACAGTGCGGGGCCCATGAACAACGAGATGATCCAGCAGATCGTGAAGCACGACCAGGACATGGCCCACAACATCCAGGACCTGCAGCAGATGGCGATGGGCCGGGAGCTGAGCGGCAAGCCGGTGATCTGGGAGCCACTGGTGCACGCGCCCCTGCAGACAGCCGCCGCCACCACCAATGTGGCCATTGCCTTGACTCACCAGCACAGCCTGCAGGCTCACATCTTCCTGCCGCCCTCCTCCATCTCCAGCCCGCTCTCACCTGAGGCCACCCTGCTCACGAAGCAGGTGcgcaggtcccagcccagcctggggggCTCCCGGCCCTCCTCCGTGAGCTCCCCATCAGGGACGCAGTCCCACCTCCAGACGCCCGCCGCTGGTTCACCTTCCTCCCCCATGGTCCAGTCCCAGGCGCCCCTGGAGGGTGGGGGCCAGAGACCAAGCCACGGGGCGCAGCCCCTGCCGCGCGTGGTGCAGAAGGGGGAGCTGCCGGCGGCAGCCAAGCAGCCCCCGgccggctcccagccccagctctccaaGTCCCGGGGCACCTCGGTCTCCACCTcgctgctgcagcaggcagcggggGCTCCGTCCCCCAGCTCGGAGCaggcgctgccggcggggagaACGCTCCACTACAGCCTGTCCCGAGCCACGGGCTCCCACATCTCTCTTCTGATGCAGCCCCGGCAGCTGGTGAAGCACAGGAGCATCCAGGGCCTGCCTGTGGGGCGGCTCACCCAGGACGTCCGGCTCCTCTCCGCCTCCCAGCCCTCTCTTCCCAATAAAGTGGCCCAGCAAGCCGACGGGAGCTCcttgcagcagggcaggaaaTCCGCAGGGAACCTGGCCCGCAGATCCTCTCCCTCGGTAGCCGGACTCCTCGCCAAGCCATGTGCGGGAATCCCAGGCCAGCCAGCACACCCGCAGCAGATGCCTTCAGGATCGCTGGCTCAACCCAGCCGCTCCGTGGCAGGAGCATCCACCCCGCAGTCCCCGGTCTCCGTGtccaggcaggcagcaggtccCTCCCGCAAGGGCTCCGTGGCCTTCAGCCCCGAGGTGGAAACGGGGAAGCCCAAACTCCCATCCAACATGTGA